From Amycolatopsis sp. cg9, one genomic window encodes:
- a CDS encoding SPFH domain-containing protein → MSLGLVTVPEGRAAVIERLGEFRAVLGPGRHFVLPFADRVRARVDLGEQILSAPPRPVETGDGREVDVGFEFVFTITDPRLATYAITNPALAIEQLTRTALRQEAGLTTAERAVAAPGDLHRTVWTVLHDTTGRWGVAVQRLELSVRPPAAPGTPSTAQEWY, encoded by the coding sequence GTGAGCCTCGGGCTCGTCACCGTCCCCGAAGGCCGGGCCGCGGTGATCGAACGGCTCGGCGAGTTCCGCGCCGTGCTCGGCCCCGGCCGCCACTTCGTCCTGCCCTTCGCCGACCGCGTCCGGGCGCGCGTCGACCTGGGCGAGCAGATCCTGTCCGCGCCGCCCCGGCCGGTCGAGACAGGAGACGGCCGGGAAGTCGACGTCGGCTTCGAATTCGTCTTCACGATCACCGATCCGCGGCTTGCGACCTACGCGATCACCAACCCGGCGCTCGCGATCGAACAGCTGACCCGCACCGCACTGCGGCAGGAAGCCGGCCTGACCACCGCCGAGCGCGCCGTCGCCGCGCCGGGGGACCTCCACCGTACGGTGTGGACGGTCCTGCACGACACCACCGGCCGCTGGGGCGTCGCCGTGCAGCGGCTCGAGCTCTCGGTCCGTCCACCCGCGGCACCCGGAACACCGTCAACCGCACAAGAATGGTACTAG
- a CDS encoding NfeD family protein, whose translation MSWALVWLIVGIALMIAEVVSGDFVLIMLGVAALFGAGAEVLTGNLFIDVAVFAVASVGMLALVRPALKRRFLTGPTHHTGIEALIGARAVVLSTVDYEAGQVKLAGDVWSARSMSEHLPPIQPGTSVTVVEISGATAVVSAEP comes from the coding sequence CTGGTCTGGTTGATCGTCGGCATCGCCCTGATGATCGCCGAGGTCGTCTCCGGCGACTTCGTGCTGATCATGCTGGGCGTCGCGGCGCTCTTCGGCGCCGGCGCCGAGGTGCTCACCGGGAACCTGTTCATCGACGTCGCCGTGTTCGCCGTCGCCTCCGTCGGCATGCTCGCGCTGGTGCGACCGGCGCTCAAGCGCCGCTTCCTCACCGGCCCGACCCACCACACCGGCATCGAAGCGCTGATCGGCGCCCGCGCCGTCGTCCTGTCCACAGTGGACTACGAGGCGGGCCAGGTGAAACTGGCCGGGGACGTCTGGTCGGCGCGCAGCATGTCGGAGCACCTCCCGCCCATCCAGCCCGGCACGTCGGTCACGGTCGTCGAGATCTCCGGAGCCACCGCCGTCGTTTCGGCCGAGCCGTGA
- a CDS encoding SRPBCC domain-containing protein encodes MTDDPTAIHVDQFLAHPARKVWRALTEPDLLERWITMPNDIKPVVGHRFRLLAEPVPAAGFAGGPVACEVLEVEHERKLSIRWGPQWTVTWRLVPEGTGTRLFLSHEGFDPDDEFQRVSRRIMGGGWRSHVPRALARLLDTLPDPAPLRSGGEPRDR; translated from the coding sequence GTGACCGACGACCCGACCGCGATCCACGTCGACCAGTTCCTCGCCCACCCGGCCCGCAAGGTGTGGCGCGCGCTGACCGAACCGGACCTGCTCGAACGCTGGATCACCATGCCCAACGACATCAAACCCGTGGTGGGGCACCGGTTCCGGTTGCTCGCCGAGCCGGTGCCCGCGGCCGGGTTCGCCGGCGGCCCGGTGGCGTGCGAGGTGCTCGAAGTCGAGCACGAACGCAAGCTCAGCATCCGCTGGGGTCCGCAGTGGACGGTCACCTGGCGGCTGGTCCCCGAAGGCACCGGGACCCGCCTGTTCCTCAGCCACGAAGGGTTCGACCCGGACGACGAGTTCCAGCGCGTGTCGCGGCGGATCATGGGTGGCGGCTGGCGGTCCCACGTACCGCGTGCGCTGGCCCGATTGCTGGACACGCTGCCGGACCCGGCCCCGTTACGATCGGGAGGTGAACCCCGCGACCGCTGA
- a CDS encoding SPFH domain-containing protein, translated as MVVPQAQSAVIERLGRFRTVASPGLNILVPFLDKVRARIDLREQVVSFPPQPVITEDNLTVSIDTVVYFQVTDSRAAVYEISNYIVGVEQLTTTTLRNVVGGMSLEQTLTSRDSINSQLRGVLDEATGRWGIRVARVELKAIDPPPSIQDSMEKQMRADREKRAMILTAEGQRESAIKTAEGQKQSQILAAEGARQATILAAEAERQSRILRAQGERAARYLQAQGQAKAIEKVFAAIKAGRPTPEVLAYQYLQTLPQMAQGDANKVWMIPSDYGKALEGFARALGAPGDDGVFRYEPPKDDVPDKPDLEDEEVSSWFETKSDPKVAEAVAAAEAVARKEVPAIGAPSTPPARPSIPRPAQQQAAPEADEERGTEVTPAPQQPPTPQSGQPALPQPQSPAGPPPGGQYQGQPQGQPQSPPPGQFGGPQQQNPGSGPFPQQPPFGGPRR; from the coding sequence ATGGTGGTGCCGCAGGCGCAGTCCGCCGTGATCGAGCGGCTCGGCCGGTTCCGCACGGTCGCCTCGCCGGGCCTGAACATCCTCGTGCCGTTCCTGGACAAGGTGCGCGCCCGGATCGACCTGCGCGAGCAGGTCGTCTCGTTCCCGCCGCAGCCGGTGATCACCGAGGACAACCTGACGGTGTCGATCGACACGGTCGTCTACTTCCAGGTCACCGACTCGCGCGCCGCGGTGTACGAGATCTCGAACTACATCGTCGGTGTCGAGCAGCTGACCACCACCACGCTCCGCAACGTCGTCGGTGGCATGAGCCTCGAGCAGACCCTGACCTCCCGCGACTCCATCAACAGCCAGTTGCGCGGCGTCCTCGACGAAGCCACCGGCCGCTGGGGCATCCGCGTCGCCCGCGTCGAGCTGAAGGCGATCGACCCGCCGCCGTCCATCCAGGACTCGATGGAGAAGCAGATGCGCGCCGACCGCGAGAAGCGCGCCATGATCCTCACCGCCGAAGGCCAGCGCGAATCGGCGATCAAGACCGCGGAAGGCCAGAAGCAGAGCCAGATCCTCGCCGCGGAAGGTGCCCGGCAGGCCACCATCCTCGCCGCCGAGGCCGAGCGGCAGTCGCGGATCCTGCGGGCCCAGGGTGAGCGGGCCGCGCGCTACCTGCAGGCGCAGGGCCAGGCGAAGGCGATCGAGAAGGTGTTCGCCGCGATCAAGGCCGGCCGCCCGACCCCGGAGGTGCTGGCCTACCAGTACCTGCAGACGCTGCCGCAGATGGCGCAGGGCGACGCGAACAAGGTCTGGATGATCCCCAGCGACTACGGCAAGGCCCTCGAAGGCTTCGCCCGCGCGCTCGGTGCCCCCGGCGACGACGGCGTGTTCCGCTACGAGCCGCCGAAGGACGACGTCCCGGACAAGCCCGACCTCGAGGACGAAGAGGTCTCCAGCTGGTTCGAGACCAAGAGCGACCCGAAGGTCGCGGAGGCCGTCGCGGCCGCGGAAGCCGTGGCCCGCAAGGAGGTCCCGGCGATCGGGGCCCCGTCGACGCCGCCCGCGCGCCCGTCGATCCCGCGGCCGGCCCAGCAGCAGGCGGCACCGGAAGCGGACGAGGAGCGCGGCACGGAGGTCACGCCGGCCCCGCAGCAGCCCCCGACCCCGCAGAGCGGCCAGCCGGCGCTGCCCCAGCCGCAGTCCCCGGCCGGCCCGCCCCCGGGTGGCCAGTACCAGGGGCAGCCGCAGGGCCAGCCGCAGTCGCCGCCCCCGGGCCAGTTCGGCGGTCCGCAGCAGCAGAACCCGGGCAGCGGGCCGTTCCCGCAGCAGCCCCCGTTCGGCGGCCCGCGCCGCTGA
- a CDS encoding VOC family protein yields MTITHVQFLTLPVADHARARDFYVGKLGFEALVDRRTPEGGRFVLVAPKGAKTGIVLTDQPVTGIEPGPRHFQLQTTDLDADVAALRAAGVEVAEPEDRPWGRATSFRDLDGHTLGLLQPSDFGNVPN; encoded by the coding sequence ATGACGATCACCCACGTGCAGTTCCTGACCCTGCCCGTCGCCGACCACGCCCGCGCGCGGGACTTCTACGTGGGCAAGCTCGGCTTCGAAGCGCTCGTCGACCGCCGCACGCCCGAGGGCGGCCGGTTCGTGCTGGTCGCACCGAAGGGGGCGAAGACGGGGATCGTGCTGACCGACCAGCCGGTCACCGGGATCGAGCCGGGCCCGCGGCACTTCCAGCTGCAGACCACCGACCTCGACGCCGACGTGGCCGCGCTGCGGGCGGCCGGGGTCGAGGTGGCGGAGCCGGAGGATCGGCCCTGGGGGCGGGCGACGTCGTTTCGGGACCTCGACGGCCACACCCTCGGGCTGCTCCAGCCGTCGGACTTCGGCAACGTCCCGAACTGA
- a CDS encoding FAD-dependent monooxygenase, which produces MEDVVIAGAGPNGLMLACELALAGVRPLVLERLTEPTTENRANGLVGQVVRLLDRRGLHERLAGPLGPPVPAFVFGAMRLDLTLADPNPLTILGVPQRRVEAMLGERAAELGVEIRRGHELTGLAQDADAVTLDVSGPGGPSRISTRYLVGADGGRSATRKLAGIGFPGVTEDRTLSHTANATVPAEFADAQSGGLRVPGHGVIPPFFHHRTETGLFVYAPFPTGTLVTTMEWTDEEETGDEPPMTLDEQRASIRRVLGFDLPIGPPEGDGPHLLRRLRGRNTRLADKFRDGRVLLVGDAAHIHSAIGGPGLNLGLQDAVGLGWKLAAVVRGRVPEGLLDTYESERRPVAERVVMHTQAQSALISPGRDVTALRELFGELLRLPGTVQHIADLMSGADVRYEPATDHPLDGRWAPDLVLADGTRLAELTTTARPLLLDFTNSLGDELRGWTDRVDLVPGSASGEVTAVLIRPDGYVAWASSSPEPGDTERKALRTALERWFGTPVDV; this is translated from the coding sequence ATGGAAGACGTCGTCATCGCCGGCGCCGGGCCCAACGGCCTCATGCTCGCCTGCGAACTCGCCCTCGCCGGCGTTCGCCCGCTGGTCCTGGAACGGCTGACCGAGCCGACCACCGAGAACCGCGCCAACGGGCTCGTCGGCCAGGTCGTCCGCCTCCTCGACCGCCGCGGGCTGCACGAGCGGCTGGCCGGCCCGCTCGGCCCGCCCGTGCCCGCGTTCGTCTTCGGGGCGATGCGCCTCGACCTGACCCTGGCCGACCCCAACCCGCTGACGATCCTCGGCGTGCCGCAGCGGCGCGTCGAAGCGATGCTCGGCGAACGCGCCGCCGAACTCGGCGTCGAGATCCGCCGCGGTCACGAGCTCACCGGCCTCGCCCAGGACGCCGACGCGGTCACCCTCGACGTCTCCGGTCCCGGCGGCCCGTCCCGGATCAGCACCCGCTACCTCGTCGGCGCCGACGGCGGTCGCAGCGCCACCCGCAAGCTCGCCGGCATCGGCTTCCCCGGCGTCACCGAAGACCGCACCCTCTCCCACACCGCGAACGCGACCGTGCCGGCGGAGTTCGCCGACGCGCAATCCGGCGGCCTGCGCGTACCCGGGCACGGCGTCATCCCGCCGTTCTTCCACCACCGCACCGAAACCGGGCTGTTCGTCTACGCGCCGTTCCCGACCGGCACGCTCGTCACCACGATGGAGTGGACCGACGAGGAGGAGACCGGCGACGAGCCGCCGATGACCCTCGACGAGCAGCGCGCGAGCATCCGCCGCGTCCTCGGGTTCGACCTGCCGATCGGCCCGCCCGAAGGCGACGGCCCGCACCTGCTGCGGCGGCTGCGCGGGCGCAACACCCGCCTGGCCGACAAGTTCCGCGACGGGCGCGTCCTGCTGGTCGGCGACGCGGCGCACATCCACTCCGCGATCGGCGGCCCCGGGCTCAACCTCGGCCTGCAGGACGCCGTCGGCCTCGGCTGGAAGCTCGCCGCGGTCGTGCGCGGCCGGGTGCCCGAGGGCCTGCTCGACACCTACGAGAGCGAACGCCGCCCGGTCGCCGAGCGCGTCGTCATGCACACCCAGGCGCAGTCCGCGCTGATCTCGCCGGGACGCGACGTCACCGCGCTGCGCGAGCTGTTCGGCGAACTGCTGCGGCTGCCGGGCACGGTGCAGCACATCGCCGACCTGATGTCCGGCGCCGACGTCCGGTACGAACCGGCCACCGACCACCCGCTCGACGGTCGCTGGGCCCCGGACCTGGTGCTGGCCGACGGCACCCGGCTCGCCGAGCTGACCACGACGGCCCGGCCGTTGCTCCTGGACTTCACGAACTCCCTCGGCGACGAGCTGCGCGGCTGGACCGACCGGGTCGACCTCGTGCCCGGCTCGGCGTCGGGTGAGGTGACCGCGGTGCTCATCCGGCCCGACGGCTACGTCGCCTGGGCGTCCAGCTCGCCGGAGCCCGGCGACACCGAGCGCAAAGCCCTGCGGACGGCGCTGGAGCGGTGGTTCGGCACCCCGGTTGACGTGTAG
- a CDS encoding MFS transporter produces MVLGDNGVTHKVEPDSRSGQVQVRRAALASAIGTTIEWYDFFLYNTAAALVFPHLFFPASSAYAGAMQSFATYAVGFAARPVGAAIFGHWGDRIGRKATLIVTLLLMGISSGVVGMLPGTSAIGFAAPLILVLLRLVQGIAIGGEWSGSVLLAMEWGDQKKRGLLGSFAQIGVPVGLVLGTGGMTLLSATLSPEAFDSWGWRLPFLASLVLVVVGLVIRLKILETPMFAKLVENRQTAKTPVRDAIKHHWREILLSAGVRFSEQMPFYLFTSYVLIYVVARHEFSKTFVLNAVLVGAACELAMIPLFSTLSDRFGRKRVYLTGAVFTAVIAFPYFTILAHGNHALVFVAVVVSFVPHALQYGPQAALIGESFPTHLRYGGAGLGYQLASVFAGGPAPLLATWLLHATGTPYSISGYIVLSAVVTVACVIALKDRSKADIDDVTVYQR; encoded by the coding sequence ATGGTCTTGGGCGACAACGGCGTCACTCACAAGGTGGAGCCGGACAGCAGGTCGGGTCAAGTGCAGGTGCGGCGGGCGGCGCTGGCGAGCGCCATCGGCACGACGATCGAGTGGTACGACTTCTTTCTCTACAACACCGCGGCGGCGTTGGTCTTCCCGCACCTGTTCTTCCCCGCGTCGAGCGCCTACGCGGGAGCCATGCAGTCGTTCGCCACCTACGCGGTCGGGTTCGCCGCGCGCCCGGTCGGGGCCGCGATCTTCGGGCACTGGGGCGACCGGATCGGGCGCAAGGCGACGCTGATCGTCACCCTGCTGCTGATGGGTATCTCCTCCGGCGTGGTCGGGATGCTGCCCGGGACGTCGGCGATCGGGTTCGCCGCACCGCTGATCCTGGTGCTGCTGCGGCTGGTGCAGGGCATCGCCATCGGCGGCGAGTGGAGCGGCTCGGTGCTGCTCGCGATGGAGTGGGGCGACCAGAAGAAACGCGGCCTGCTCGGCAGTTTCGCGCAGATCGGCGTGCCGGTCGGGCTGGTGCTCGGCACCGGCGGCATGACGTTGCTGTCGGCGACCCTCTCCCCCGAGGCGTTCGACTCCTGGGGCTGGCGGCTGCCGTTCCTGGCCAGCCTGGTGCTCGTCGTGGTCGGTCTCGTGATCCGGCTGAAGATCCTCGAGACGCCGATGTTCGCCAAGCTCGTGGAGAACCGGCAGACCGCGAAAACGCCGGTGCGCGACGCGATCAAGCACCACTGGCGGGAAATCCTGCTCTCGGCCGGGGTCCGGTTCAGCGAGCAGATGCCGTTCTACCTGTTCACCAGCTACGTGCTGATCTACGTCGTCGCGCGGCACGAGTTCAGCAAGACGTTCGTGCTCAACGCGGTCCTCGTCGGGGCGGCGTGCGAGCTGGCGATGATCCCGCTGTTCTCGACGCTGTCGGACCGCTTCGGGCGCAAGCGGGTCTACCTGACCGGGGCCGTGTTCACCGCCGTGATCGCGTTCCCGTACTTCACGATCCTGGCGCACGGCAACCACGCGCTGGTGTTCGTGGCGGTGGTGGTGTCGTTCGTCCCGCACGCCCTGCAGTACGGCCCGCAGGCGGCGCTGATCGGCGAGAGCTTCCCGACGCACCTGCGCTACGGCGGGGCCGGGCTGGGGTACCAGCTGGCGTCGGTGTTCGCGGGCGGGCCGGCGCCGCTGCTGGCGACGTGGCTGCTGCACGCGACCGGGACGCCGTACTCGATTTCGGGCTACATCGTGCTGTCGGCGGTGGTCACGGTGGCGTGCGTGATCGCGTTGAAGGACCGTTCGAAGGCCGACATCGACGACGTCACCGTCTACCAGCGCTGA
- a CDS encoding TetR family transcriptional regulator — protein MDTDRAGLRERKKHETRIALSWAAIRLTVERGLDNVRIEDIAAEAGVSTRTFSNYFGSKGEAIVARHHDRARAIAAALRERPAGEPIWAAITQAALDGFALGQPVPTGQAADQSWIEGLRLMVAEPALQGEFQKAGAAAEAEFAAAVGERTGTDPDRDVYPRLVAGVVGAALNVVTQQWLVAEPPQPLEALLRDVFGRLAAGLPEPR, from the coding sequence ATGGACACCGACCGCGCCGGCCTCCGCGAGCGCAAGAAGCACGAAACGCGCATCGCGCTGAGCTGGGCGGCCATCCGGCTGACCGTCGAACGCGGCCTCGACAACGTCCGCATCGAAGACATCGCCGCCGAAGCCGGGGTCTCCACCCGGACCTTCAGCAACTACTTCGGCAGCAAGGGCGAGGCCATCGTCGCCCGGCACCACGACCGGGCGCGGGCGATCGCCGCCGCGCTGCGGGAGCGGCCCGCCGGGGAACCGATCTGGGCCGCCATCACCCAGGCCGCGCTCGACGGGTTCGCGCTCGGTCAGCCCGTACCCACCGGGCAGGCCGCCGACCAGTCGTGGATCGAAGGACTGCGGCTGATGGTCGCGGAACCCGCACTGCAGGGCGAGTTCCAGAAGGCCGGCGCGGCGGCCGAGGCCGAGTTCGCCGCCGCCGTCGGCGAACGCACCGGCACCGATCCCGACCGGGACGTCTACCCGCGGCTCGTCGCGGGGGTCGTCGGGGCCGCGCTCAACGTCGTCACCCAGCAGTGGCTCGTCGCCGAGCCGCCGCAACCGCTCGAAGCCCTCCTGCGCGACGTGTTCGGCCGGCTCGCCGCCGGTCTGCCCGAACCGCGCTGA
- a CDS encoding metalloregulator ArsR/SmtB family transcription factor, which translates to MPVNDDVFAALASPARREVLRLLLDGPMPAGAIAERFEMARPSLSEHLRVLREAGLVAEQRQGRNRVYRLDAAPLEEVADWLTPYERFWRSKLANLRDLLDEEDL; encoded by the coding sequence ATGCCGGTCAACGACGACGTCTTCGCCGCGCTGGCCAGCCCGGCCCGGCGCGAGGTCCTGCGGCTGCTGCTGGACGGCCCGATGCCGGCCGGCGCGATCGCCGAGCGGTTCGAGATGGCCCGGCCGAGCCTGTCGGAGCACCTGCGGGTGCTGCGGGAGGCCGGCCTGGTCGCCGAGCAGCGGCAGGGCCGCAACCGCGTCTATCGGCTGGACGCGGCGCCGCTGGAAGAAGTCGCGGACTGGCTGACGCCGTACGAGCGGTTCTGGCGGAGCAAGCTCGCGAACTTGCGTGACCTGCTCGACGAGGAGGACCTGTGA